Proteins found in one Anopheles aquasalis chromosome 3, idAnoAquaMG_Q_19, whole genome shotgun sequence genomic segment:
- the LOC126575092 gene encoding craniofacial development protein 1 isoform X1 gives MRHFLLFLLYCVIIILQSFLLQTTMNQEEYSSDSDASDEDFRPDKEDADSGSDPESEDDEPLEDDQAETNKTGGSQRKRKAAKPGAGKSSKASKTALDQREAGKADNQGSGDSKEDKELDEEEEKRRTDALWADFLGGSSNSSTHETKSTTTSTTLKASEATKAAPVSKKPVVPAVRKPAESEKKLTVEKIFEFAGERVVVTEEEGGSQGNAPKGSSPAASTAPKAANAPPSRGGGLGSVLNQIGKKNQLSTLEKTKLDWNRFKRQEGIEEELQTHNKGKDGFLERRDFLERTDVRQFEIEKSFRQSKRSNR, from the exons ATGCGgcattttttgttatttttgttgtACTGTGTAATTATT ATTCTACAATCGTTTCTCTTGCAGACTACAATGAACCAGGAGGAATATTCCAGCGACAGCGATGCTAGTGACGAGGATTTCCGACCCGATAAAGAAGACGCCGATTCCGGAAGCGATCCGGAATCGGAAGATGATGAGCCCCTAGAGGACGACCAGGCGGAAACGAACAAAACCGGTGGTTCGCAGCGTAAGCGGAAAGCGGCCAAGCCGGGCGCTGGCAAGAGCTCCAAGGCATCGAAAACGGCGCTCGATCAACGGGAAGCTGGGAAGGCGGACAACCAAGGAAGTGGTGACTCGAAAGAGGATAAAGAGctggatgaggaggaggaaaaacgcCGGACCGATGCACTGTGGGCGGACTTTCtcggtggtagcagcaacagcagtacgcATGAAACTaaatccaccaccacaagcacaaCGCTCAAGGCTTCTGAAGCGACCAAAGCAGCACCCGTATCAAAGAAACCCGTCGTTCCAGCGGTGAGAAAACCGGCTGAAAGCGAGAAGAAGTTAACGGTCGAGAAGATCTTTGAGTTTGCCGGAGAACGGGTAGTGGTCACAGAAGAAGAGGGAGGTAGCCAAGGCAACGCACCGAAAGGatcctcaccagcagcatcaaccgcACCGAAAGCAGCAAATGCTCCGCCCAGTCGTGGTGGAGGACTTGGATCAGTATTAAATCAAATTGGCAAGAAAAACCAACTCAGTACCCTAGAGAAAACCAAACTCGACTGGAACCGGTTCAAGCGGCAGGAAGGAATCGAAGAGGAActgcaaacacacaacaaggGCAAGGATGGGTTCCTGGAGCGGCGCGATTTCCTCGAGCGTACGGATGTGCGCCAGTTTGAGATTGAAAAATCATTCCGACAGTCCAAACGGAGCAACCGATAA
- the LOC126575777 gene encoding H/ACA ribonucleoprotein complex subunit 3, whose protein sequence is MYLMYDTNEQGERVYTLKKHNPAGTPTQSAHPARFSPEDKFSRHRIIIKKRFGLLLTQKPEPVY, encoded by the exons ATGTACCTAATGTACGATACCAACGAACAGGGAGAACGTGTGTACACGTTGAAG AAACATAACCCCGCTGGCACGCCGACCCAATCGGCGCACCCGGCCCGGTTCTCACCGGAGGACAAGTTCTCCCGCCAtcggatcatcatcaagaAACGTTTCGGGTTGCTGTTGACCCAAAAACCGGAACCCGTCTACTAA
- the LOC126575776 gene encoding transmembrane protein 223: MILRLLNSLSLCGRPTAVANSIRTRFSPGGHIRSSFYRWHSNSPAANRVYDVNTRVPKDVMLFKYENPRFFKVLNIFAVSQFLFWGYLCHFSYTTLRDAPVKQDAEPEEAPLYKKINLGENKYRNSIAIMCFFIGYGILFASWMFTLRSVRYLVLRKGGDQVSVVTYAPFGTNRIMDVPLKCISAQESREAARVTVPIKIKNRALFYVLDMRGEFLNTKLYDYTVGMGRKLK; the protein is encoded by the exons ATGATTTTAAGGCTGCTAAATTCCCTCAGTCTCTGTGGAAGGCCCACGGCCGTGGCGAACAGCATACGCACTCGGTTCTCGCCGGGTGGCCACATTCGTTCCAGTTTCTACCGGTGGCATTCGAATTCGCCGGCGGCCAATCGCGTGTACGATGTGAACACACGAGTGCCCAAAGATGTGATGCTGTTCAAGTACGAGAATCCTCGGTTCTTTAaagttttaaacattttcgcCGTCTCACAGTTCCTCTTCTGGGGCTACTTGTGCCACTTTTCGTACACCACGCTCCGGGATGCCCCGGTGAAGCAGGATGCCGAGCCGGAGGAAGCACCGTTGTACAAGAAAATCAATCTGGGAGAAAACAAGTACCGGAACAGTATAGCCATCATGTGCTTTTTCATTG GATACGgtattttgtttgcttcctgGATGTTCACGCTTCGATCCGTTCGCTATCTGGTACTGCGAAAGGGTGGCGACCAAGTCAGCGTAGTAACGTACGCCCCGTTCGGAACCAACCGGATCATGGACGTACCGTTGAAGTGCATTTCCGCCCAGGAATCGCGAGAGGCCGCTCGGGTGACCGTACCGATAAAGATAAAAAATCGTGCCCTCTTCTACGTGCTTGATATGCGCGGTGAGTTTCTGAACACGAAACTCTACGATTATACCGTCGGCATGGGCCGGAAGCTAAAGTAA
- the LOC126575092 gene encoding craniofacial development protein 1 isoform X2 — protein MNQEEYSSDSDASDEDFRPDKEDADSGSDPESEDDEPLEDDQAETNKTGGSQRKRKAAKPGAGKSSKASKTALDQREAGKADNQGSGDSKEDKELDEEEEKRRTDALWADFLGGSSNSSTHETKSTTTSTTLKASEATKAAPVSKKPVVPAVRKPAESEKKLTVEKIFEFAGERVVVTEEEGGSQGNAPKGSSPAASTAPKAANAPPSRGGGLGSVLNQIGKKNQLSTLEKTKLDWNRFKRQEGIEEELQTHNKGKDGFLERRDFLERTDVRQFEIEKSFRQSKRSNR, from the coding sequence ATGAACCAGGAGGAATATTCCAGCGACAGCGATGCTAGTGACGAGGATTTCCGACCCGATAAAGAAGACGCCGATTCCGGAAGCGATCCGGAATCGGAAGATGATGAGCCCCTAGAGGACGACCAGGCGGAAACGAACAAAACCGGTGGTTCGCAGCGTAAGCGGAAAGCGGCCAAGCCGGGCGCTGGCAAGAGCTCCAAGGCATCGAAAACGGCGCTCGATCAACGGGAAGCTGGGAAGGCGGACAACCAAGGAAGTGGTGACTCGAAAGAGGATAAAGAGctggatgaggaggaggaaaaacgcCGGACCGATGCACTGTGGGCGGACTTTCtcggtggtagcagcaacagcagtacgcATGAAACTaaatccaccaccacaagcacaaCGCTCAAGGCTTCTGAAGCGACCAAAGCAGCACCCGTATCAAAGAAACCCGTCGTTCCAGCGGTGAGAAAACCGGCTGAAAGCGAGAAGAAGTTAACGGTCGAGAAGATCTTTGAGTTTGCCGGAGAACGGGTAGTGGTCACAGAAGAAGAGGGAGGTAGCCAAGGCAACGCACCGAAAGGatcctcaccagcagcatcaaccgcACCGAAAGCAGCAAATGCTCCGCCCAGTCGTGGTGGAGGACTTGGATCAGTATTAAATCAAATTGGCAAGAAAAACCAACTCAGTACCCTAGAGAAAACCAAACTCGACTGGAACCGGTTCAAGCGGCAGGAAGGAATCGAAGAGGAActgcaaacacacaacaaggGCAAGGATGGGTTCCTGGAGCGGCGCGATTTCCTCGAGCGTACGGATGTGCGCCAGTTTGAGATTGAAAAATCATTCCGACAGTCCAAACGGAGCAACCGATAA
- the LOC126577082 gene encoding transmembrane protein 170B, with translation MYGKESISELDTIANVIGLRGVGSSTLMTFVEMWYHIFLWALFSSIFVHTCAAVIAFVTLRKHKFGRFFSIFILVMGVLSPATGGVVSSTVIAFVHRASNFQMSPIMAMIWGVGQTIVSACFGFTRILATL, from the coding sequence ATGTATGGCAAGGAGAGCATTTCGGAGCTGGACACGATCGCGAACGTGATAGGTTTGCGGGGCGTTGGGAGCTCGACGTTAATGACGTTCGTCGAGATGTGGTACCACATCTTCCTGTGGGCCCTCTTTTCGTCCATTTTCGTGCACACGTGTGCCGCGGTCATTGCATTCGTGACGCTGCGGAAGCACAAGTTCGGGCGCTTCTTCTCAATCTTCATCCTTGTGATGGGCGTACTGTCGCCGGCAACCGGTGGCGTTGTTAGCAGCACCGTCATTGCCTTCGTACACCGGGCATCCAACTTTCAGATGTCACCGATCATGGCGATGATCTGGGGCGTCGGGCAGACGATTGTGTCCGCCTGCTTCGGCTTTACGCGTATCCTAGCAACCCTGTAA
- the LOC126576661 gene encoding protein PRRC2C-like: protein MINNHTMVHSGALVSHYLLRPLSTAAAAAVALAATVPFLSSALGPSSDPQSEQRPLSLSVTSSLVCERPRASYSSSSSVVLAYRAILNSTSIPVVSEGHFASAVASPSPPLDNSNGSDRDVPKDTSASRAPTPSPLSTKSSCNSDPPTSSLRWSLSSNSVFETLHLNSYHHHHNRGLEHLP, encoded by the exons ATGATAAAT AACCACACGATGGTGCACAGTGGTGCGTTAGTTTCGCACTATCTGCTGCGACCATTATcaaccgctgctgccgccgcagTCGCCCTCGCCGCGACCGTACCATTTTTATCGTCAGCACTCGGACCCAGCAGCGATCCGCAATCAGAGCAGCGGCCACTATCCTTAAGCGTGACGTCGTCGCTCGTATGTGAACGTCCTAGAGCATCgtattcgtcgtcgtcgtccgtagTGTTAGCGTATCGGGCGATACTAAATTCAACGTCAATTCCAGTCGTGTCGGAAGGACACTTTGCCTCTGCTgtagcatcaccatcaccaccactagacAATAGTAACGGCAGTGATCGAGACGTGCCGAAAGATACAAGCGCATCTCGAGCGCCTACGCCTTCACCCTTATCAACGAAGAGCTCCTGTAACAGCGACCCCCCCACTAGTTCGTTGCGTTGGTCGCTTAGTTCAAATTCCGTGTTCGAAACTCTTCACCTGAActcctatcatcatcatcacaatcgGGGACTAGAGCATCTACCTTAG